CCGCGGCACATTCCGGGCGACGAACGGCACGCGCTGGCCTCGATGGGCATCTACGTCTTTCCCGCCCGTCTCATGTTCGAGCAGCTTTGTCAGGACGCCACCCGGAAGAACAGCGCTCACGATTTCGGCCGCGACATCATTCCGGCGATGATCGACAGGCATCCTGTCTACGCGTTTCCGTTCCTCGACGAAAACCGCAAGGACGACGCCTATTGGCGCGACGTGGGCACGCTCGACGCCTACTACGAAGCCAACATGGACCTGGTGGCGGTCGACCCGCTGTTGAACATGTACGACGACCGCTGGCCGATCCGCACCTACCATCCGACCTATCCGCCCCCGAAGTTCGTATTTGCCGAGGTGGGGCCGAATCCGCGGCGCGGCCATGCGCTCGACAGCATTGTTTGTGCGGGTTCGATCATTTCGGGCGGCACGGTGGAGCATTCGATTCTCGGCTCGAACACGCGCGTCAACAGTTATGCCCGCGTGGAAAGCTCGATCTTGTTCGACGGCGTCGACATCGGCCGGCACGCCAAAGTGCGTCGGGCGATCATCGACAAGGGCGTCCATATTCCGCCGGGCGTGGAAGTGGGCTACAACCACGAGCACGACCGTGCCCGCGGTTTCACGGTGAGCGAAGGCGGCGTAGTGGTGATCGCCAAGGCCTA
The Pirellulales bacterium DNA segment above includes these coding regions:
- the glgC gene encoding glucose-1-phosphate adenylyltransferase; protein product: MDNVLAVVLAGGKGSRLEPLTRDRAKPAVPFGGAYRIVDFTLSNCINSGLRKILMLTQYKAMSLDRHINLGWRQLLSRELGEFIDVVPPQQRIDEHWYKGTADAVYQNIYTIEKERPEYIVILAADHIYKMDYLKLVEAHKAKGADVTVGALRVSLPEATQFGVMQVDTDHRIIGFQEKPAQPRHIPGDERHALASMGIYVFPARLMFEQLCQDATRKNSAHDFGRDIIPAMIDRHPVYAFPFLDENRKDDAYWRDVGTLDAYYEANMDLVAVDPLLNMYDDRWPIRTYHPTYPPPKFVFAEVGPNPRRGHALDSIVCAGSIISGGTVEHSILGSNTRVNSYARVESSILFDGVDIGRHAKVRRAIIDKGVHIPPGVEVGYNHEHDRARGFTVSEGGVVVIAKAYGAEHFTEAEAARA